From the Lathyrus oleraceus cultivar Zhongwan6 chromosome 4, CAAS_Psat_ZW6_1.0, whole genome shotgun sequence genome, one window contains:
- the LOC127075099 gene encoding probable xyloglucan endotransglucosylase/hydrolase protein 33, which translates to MAHFHNQQNLLFSFLLILSLTTLVSVSSHSRPYTIPSVSHLTDSFPHVTIQTAFSNAFGASNVKFLSNGSMATLALDKITGSGMVSQNRYYYGFFSAAIKLPAGLSPGVVVAFYLSNADKFPHNHDEIDIEILGHDKRNDWVIQTNVYANGSVSTGREEKFYFWFDPTEQHHYYSILWNSYHTVFFVDNIPVREFIHKNTYPFIYPSKPMSLYATIWDGSEWATHGGKYPVNYKYAPFVVSFTEMELSGCITDPNSPTSSCSKSNPLGQQDPINGAEFSKLSQQQIAAMDWARRKLMFYSYCNDVSRYKVLPAECH; encoded by the exons ATGGCTCATTTTCATAACCAACAAAACCTACTCTTTTCATTTCTACTAATCCTTTCCTTAACAACATTGGTTTCTGTTTCTTCACACAGCAGGCCTTACACAATTCCATCTGTCTCACACTTAACCGATTCTTTTCCTCATGTCACAATTCAAACCGCTTTTTCTAATGCTTTTGGTGCCTCAAATGTTAAGTTTCTTAGTAATGGGTCCATGGCCACCCTGGCTCTTGACAAAATCACAG GTTCTGGAATGGTGTCACAAAATAGATACTACTATGGATTCTTTAGTGCTGCGATCAAATTACCAGCTGGTTTGTCACCTGGAGTTGTGGTTGCTTTTTAT ttgtcaaatgCAGATAAGTTTCCTCACAACCATGATGAGATAGATATTGAAATTCTTGGTCATGACAAGAGAAATGATTGGGTTATTCAAACAAACGTGTATGCCAATGGAAGTGTTAGCACAGGAAGAGAAGAGAAATTTTATTTCTGGTTTGATCCAACAGAGCAGCACCATTATTATAGCATCTTGTGGAATAGTTATCACACTGT GTTTTTTGTTGACAATATTCCAGTGAGGGAATTCATACACAAAAACACATACCCATTTATTTATCCATCAAAACCAATGTCATTATATGCAACAATATGGGATGGTTCAGAATGGGCTACACATGGAGGAAAGTACCCTGTAAACTACAAATATGCACCATTTGTTGTTTCATTTACTGAAATGGAATTAAGTGGCTGCATAACTGATCCAAATTCACCAACTTCTTCATGTTCTAAGTCAAATCCTTTAGGACAACAAGACCCTATTAATGGAGCAGAGTTTAGCAAGCTCTCACAACAACAGATTGCAGCTATGGATTGGGCTAGAAGGAAACTCATGTTTTATTCTTATTGTAATGATGTATCTAGATACAAAGTCTTGCCAGCAGAATGTCACTAA